A window of the Ammoniphilus oxalaticus genome harbors these coding sequences:
- the rpmB gene encoding 50S ribosomal protein L28, producing the protein MARVCYITGKRASTGNKRSHSNRAKKRTWGVNVQKVRILVDGKPKRVYVSAKALKSGKVTRA; encoded by the coding sequence ATGGCACGCGTATGTTATATCACTGGAAAGAGAGCCAGCACGGGTAACAAAAGAAGTCACTCTAACCGCGCGAAAAAGCGCACTTGGGGAGTGAACGTTCAAAAAGTACGTATTTTAGTTGATGGAAAGCCGAAGCGCGTTTATGTAAGCGCCAAAGCGCTTAAATCTGGAAAAGTAACACGGGCTTAG
- a CDS encoding DegV family protein has protein sequence MATIKIVTDSTADISKEIAERWGIHVVPLKVHVDTKTYLDGIEITPSTFFEKLENTNQFPSTSQPPPIQFETMYREILESEGADTQIISIHLSSALSGTYQSANLAKNMMGDEVDIDVIDSKKASYMLGMIVVEAAKAAEQGNTKEECLALIEKMIREQKEFFLVDTLTYLQKGGRIGRAQAVVGTLLNVKPILALNESGEVYPFEKVRGKRKALATIIDECKSYAHDEKVIVSILYGLNRAEAEQLKETLMSEFNIQEVTFAQIGPVIGAHVGPQALAVVMYKP, from the coding sequence ATGGCTACGATCAAAATTGTAACAGACAGTACAGCTGATATTTCAAAAGAAATAGCCGAGCGATGGGGCATCCATGTTGTTCCGCTTAAAGTGCATGTTGATACTAAGACTTATCTAGATGGGATTGAGATTACCCCGTCGACTTTTTTTGAAAAATTGGAAAACACCAATCAGTTTCCATCGACTTCTCAACCGCCTCCTATACAATTTGAGACCATGTATCGCGAGATTTTGGAAAGTGAGGGCGCCGATACGCAAATTATCTCTATACACCTTTCTAGCGCCTTAAGCGGGACCTATCAGTCAGCGAACCTGGCCAAAAATATGATGGGTGACGAAGTGGATATCGATGTAATCGATTCAAAAAAGGCGTCATACATGTTAGGAATGATTGTCGTCGAAGCGGCGAAAGCAGCGGAACAAGGGAATACGAAAGAAGAGTGTTTGGCCCTCATTGAGAAAATGATTCGTGAGCAAAAGGAGTTCTTCCTTGTGGATACGTTGACGTATTTGCAAAAAGGCGGAAGGATTGGTCGGGCTCAAGCGGTCGTTGGAACGTTATTGAATGTCAAACCGATTCTGGCGCTAAATGAGAGCGGCGAAGTGTATCCGTTTGAAAAGGTGAGAGGGAAGCGGAAAGCGTTGGCCACCATCATTGATGAGTGTAAAAGCTATGCTCACGATGAAAAAGTGATCGTCTCCATCTTATATGGGCTAAATCGAGCGGAGGCGGAGCAGCTGAAAGAAACGTTGATGAGTGAATTTAATATTCAGGAAGTTACATTTGCGCAAATAGGCCCTGTGATTGGCGCCCACGTTGGCCCACAGGCATTGGCGGTCGTCATGTATAAACCCTGA
- the sdaAB gene encoding L-serine ammonia-lyase, iron-sulfur-dependent subunit beta — protein sequence MKYRSVFDIIGPIMIGPSSSHTAGAARIGLMSRNVFGRQPKKAEITFLGSFAQTYKGHGTDIAIIGGILGLNTYDERMVEAHQLAKELGVEIKMSVSDDEPNHPNTAIITLSDEQGETTVEGISIGGGKIVITSINGFTSRISGEVPTILVKHQDRSGVVASITEVFAERDLNIAYLELARKSKGGQALMIIETDYPMDKALCKQIESLPFIEKVVRLETI from the coding sequence ATGAAATATCGTTCTGTTTTTGATATTATTGGACCGATTATGATCGGACCATCCAGTTCGCATACAGCGGGGGCGGCTCGGATTGGCTTGATGAGCAGAAATGTATTTGGCAGACAACCAAAGAAGGCGGAAATCACGTTCCTTGGTTCGTTCGCTCAAACGTATAAAGGTCACGGCACAGATATTGCGATCATCGGCGGGATCCTTGGTTTAAACACATATGATGAGCGAATGGTTGAAGCGCATCAGCTCGCTAAAGAGTTAGGGGTCGAAATTAAGATGTCCGTCTCTGATGATGAGCCTAACCATCCGAATACGGCAATCATTACATTGAGTGATGAACAGGGCGAGACTACGGTGGAAGGTATCTCGATCGGCGGCGGAAAAATTGTGATTACTTCAATCAATGGTTTTACCTCGCGGATCTCAGGAGAAGTTCCGACGATCCTAGTTAAGCACCAGGATCGTTCGGGGGTCGTTGCCTCCATTACCGAAGTATTTGCCGAACGGGACTTAAATATCGCTTATTTAGAATTGGCCAGAAAGTCAAAAGGCGGCCAAGCTTTAATGATCATTGAGACCGATTATCCGATGGATAAAGCGCTTTGCAAACAAATCGAGTCGCTCCCTTTTATTGAAAAAGTAGTGAGGCTTGAAACAATCTAA
- the spoVM gene encoding stage V sporulation protein SpoVM, which produces MRFYTIKLPRFIGGMVKAMLGAFKKK; this is translated from the coding sequence ATGAGGTTCTATACGATTAAATTGCCGAGATTTATAGGGGGAATGGTGAAGGCCATGTTGGGAGCCTTCAAAAAGAAATAA
- a CDS encoding Asp23/Gls24 family envelope stress response protein: MSMEIDSTLGKIDVSNEVIATIAGGAAVNCYGLVGMASLQGLKDGFSELLGKDNLSRGIVVSNEEGMIEIDLHIIVSYGVKISEVAHNVQTKVKYTLKQMLGLDINGVNVFVQGVRVSEP, translated from the coding sequence ATGTCAATGGAGATCGACAGTACGTTAGGAAAAATTGATGTCTCTAATGAAGTCATTGCCACGATTGCGGGCGGCGCGGCTGTAAATTGCTACGGTCTAGTTGGAATGGCTTCGCTTCAGGGATTGAAAGACGGTTTTTCGGAGTTATTGGGTAAAGATAACTTAAGTCGCGGGATCGTTGTTTCAAATGAAGAAGGGATGATTGAGATCGATTTGCACATTATTGTTAGCTATGGCGTTAAAATTTCCGAAGTGGCTCACAATGTGCAGACAAAAGTGAAGTATACATTAAAGCAAATGCTTGGCCTCGATATAAATGGGGTTAACGTTTTTGTGCAAGGAGTTAGGGTATCGGAGCCGTAA
- a CDS encoding DAK2 domain-containing protein, with protein MSKKEVSGEELTSMFFAGAKALANHASEVDALNVFPVPDGDTGTNMNLSMSSGVSELKKNPSHHAGMVSQVLSKGLLMGARGNSGVILSQLFRGFSKAIADDETVTAKTLALAFSQGVTMAYDAVMKPVEGTILTVAKDAAAGAQQAAQRTDDITQVMRVTLQAAQESLARTPQLLPVLKEVGVVDSGGQGLVYIYIGFYQALLGEVGDEQLLDQLNELVAQQPREEMTSLRFQEERAQIHLQTESIEYGYCTEFLIKRAPSPRFQLAPFRERVSHFGDSLLVVADEEWVKVHIHSEHPGKVLEYGQQFGELVGIKIENMREQHAQIVSIENHERTNNLDPQQEERQAMQAYGIVAAASGEGIVEILKSLGVDEVVEGGQTMNPSTEDLLQAASQLQAEHIIFLPNNKNIIMAAEQAARMIELPATVVPSRSMPQGIAALLSLKIEESPGVNKQQMIDAISHVKTGLVTYAVRDSKVDQLQIKEGDFIGLLEDEIVTAATTLNQVSKDLLTEMIDEESEVVSIFYGQEVETNEAEAFADEIQSAYPQLEVELYTGGQPLYSFIFSVE; from the coding sequence GTGAGTAAGAAAGAAGTAAGTGGAGAAGAATTAACCAGCATGTTTTTTGCGGGGGCGAAAGCTTTGGCGAACCATGCCTCAGAAGTGGATGCTTTAAATGTTTTTCCCGTGCCAGATGGGGATACCGGAACGAATATGAACTTGAGTATGAGTTCTGGCGTTTCAGAACTGAAAAAAAACCCGAGTCATCATGCAGGGATGGTATCGCAAGTGTTATCAAAAGGACTGTTGATGGGGGCAAGGGGAAATTCAGGCGTCATTTTATCGCAATTATTTCGAGGTTTTAGCAAAGCGATCGCTGATGATGAAACTGTCACCGCAAAAACATTGGCCCTAGCCTTCTCTCAAGGAGTTACGATGGCTTATGATGCTGTGATGAAGCCTGTGGAAGGAACTATTTTAACTGTCGCTAAAGATGCGGCGGCAGGAGCTCAGCAAGCCGCTCAAAGAACCGATGACATCACGCAAGTGATGCGCGTGACATTGCAAGCCGCCCAAGAATCTTTAGCGCGTACTCCGCAACTGCTTCCTGTATTAAAAGAAGTTGGGGTTGTAGATTCCGGCGGGCAAGGCCTCGTTTACATTTATATCGGATTTTACCAAGCGTTGCTTGGCGAAGTTGGGGACGAGCAACTACTTGACCAGTTGAATGAGCTCGTTGCGCAACAACCACGGGAAGAAATGACATCGCTTCGTTTTCAGGAAGAACGGGCTCAGATTCATTTGCAGACGGAAAGCATTGAATATGGATATTGCACAGAGTTTTTGATCAAGCGAGCTCCTTCCCCGCGCTTCCAATTGGCTCCTTTTCGTGAGCGGGTTAGTCATTTTGGCGATTCATTACTCGTTGTGGCTGATGAGGAATGGGTGAAAGTTCATATTCATAGTGAACACCCAGGAAAAGTTTTAGAATATGGTCAACAGTTTGGGGAACTTGTCGGGATTAAAATTGAAAATATGCGTGAGCAACATGCCCAAATTGTTTCTATTGAAAATCATGAACGAACGAACAATTTAGACCCGCAGCAAGAAGAGCGACAAGCAATGCAAGCGTATGGGATTGTGGCCGCAGCCAGCGGTGAGGGGATTGTTGAAATTTTAAAAAGCTTAGGTGTTGACGAGGTCGTGGAAGGCGGTCAAACGATGAATCCCAGCACAGAGGATTTGTTGCAAGCCGCGTCTCAACTCCAAGCGGAACATATCATCTTTCTGCCCAACAATAAAAATATTATTATGGCTGCTGAACAAGCGGCGCGCATGATTGAATTGCCCGCTACGGTAGTCCCCAGTCGATCGATGCCGCAAGGGATTGCCGCGTTGCTATCGTTGAAAATAGAGGAATCCCCTGGCGTCAATAAGCAACAAATGATCGATGCGATATCACACGTGAAAACGGGACTAGTGACCTACGCTGTGCGGGATTCAAAGGTTGACCAGCTTCAAATTAAAGAAGGCGATTTTATCGGTTTGCTTGAAGATGAAATTGTGACCGCAGCAACGACGCTTAATCAAGTTAGCAAAGACCTCCTAACGGAGATGATTGATGAAGAAAGCGAAGTTGTCTCTATTTTCTATGGACAAGAGGTAGAAACGAATGAAGCGGAAGCTTTTGCGGATGAAATTCAATCCGCCTACCCGCAACTAGAAGTTGAACTTTATACTGGCGGACAACCGCTCTATTCATTCATATTCTCAGTGGAGTAA
- the rpe gene encoding ribulose-phosphate 3-epimerase yields the protein MGKLPIKIAPSILSADFAKLGEEIKDVEVGGADYIHVDVMDGHFVPNITIGPLIVGAIRPMTELPLDVHLMIENPDVYIPEFVKQGADIVTVHQEVCPHLHRTIYLIKEHGAKAGVVLNPATPISAIQHIIEDIDMVLLMTVNPGFGGQAFIHNVVPKIRELRKQLDERGLTQVEIEVDGGINPETAKLVIEAGANVLVAGNAIYNQQDRKQAIAAIRG from the coding sequence ATGGGTAAGCTGCCAATTAAAATTGCGCCATCCATTTTATCAGCGGATTTTGCAAAATTAGGCGAAGAGATCAAAGACGTAGAAGTAGGCGGCGCAGATTATATTCATGTCGATGTGATGGATGGACATTTCGTGCCAAACATTACGATTGGACCGCTGATTGTCGGGGCGATTCGTCCAATGACGGAGTTGCCATTGGATGTGCATCTGATGATTGAGAATCCGGATGTATACATCCCTGAATTTGTAAAACAAGGGGCGGATATCGTTACGGTCCATCAGGAAGTTTGCCCGCACTTACACCGAACGATTTATCTGATTAAAGAACATGGAGCAAAAGCGGGTGTTGTTTTGAATCCCGCGACGCCGATTAGCGCGATTCAACATATCATAGAAGATATTGATATGGTTTTATTAATGACTGTAAACCCTGGGTTTGGCGGTCAAGCATTTATTCACAATGTCGTTCCAAAAATTCGGGAGTTAAGAAAGCAATTGGATGAACGAGGGTTGACGCAAGTCGAAATTGAAGTGGACGGTGGCATCAATCCTGAAACAGCAAAATTGGTGATCGAAGCTGGGGCGAACGTACTCGTTGCCGGTAATGCGATTTACAATCAACAAGATCGTAAGCAAGCAATTGCGGCGATCAGAGGATAA
- the sdaAA gene encoding L-serine ammonia-lyase, iron-sulfur-dependent, subunit alpha, translating to MVFRTIAELVERCVAENKKISEVMIETEIYQSGRNREEVWKLMDDNLTIMEQAVKRGIVEEERSRSGLTGGDAVLLQRYLKEKEPLSGRILLDAVSKSVATNEVNAKMGTICATPTAGSAGIVPGTLFAVAPKLQATREQMIRYLFTSGAIGLVIANNAFISGAAGGCQAEVGSATAMAAASMVEMAGGSPQQSAEALSIAMKNLLGLVCDPVAGLVEAPCVKRNAMGAALAMTAADMALAGIKSIIPADEVIETMYQIGCSMPSSLRETALGGLAATPTGKEHERRIFGSLKD from the coding sequence GTGGTTTTTCGAACCATTGCTGAATTGGTGGAAAGATGCGTTGCTGAAAACAAGAAGATCTCTGAGGTGATGATTGAGACAGAGATCTATCAATCCGGAAGAAATCGTGAAGAAGTTTGGAAGCTGATGGATGATAATTTAACTATTATGGAACAAGCGGTTAAACGCGGAATCGTAGAGGAAGAACGTTCTCGTTCGGGTTTAACAGGCGGAGACGCTGTTCTTTTACAACGTTATTTAAAAGAGAAAGAGCCGCTTTCTGGACGAATTTTGTTAGACGCGGTAAGTAAATCGGTGGCGACGAACGAAGTCAACGCGAAAATGGGAACCATTTGCGCCACACCGACTGCGGGATCTGCCGGTATCGTGCCAGGCACCCTATTTGCGGTCGCTCCAAAATTACAGGCGACGCGCGAGCAGATGATTCGATATTTGTTTACATCAGGAGCTATTGGGCTCGTAATCGCAAACAACGCATTTATATCCGGGGCGGCGGGTGGTTGCCAAGCTGAAGTTGGGTCAGCTACGGCGATGGCGGCCGCGTCCATGGTGGAAATGGCGGGGGGTAGTCCTCAACAATCCGCTGAGGCGCTTTCAATCGCAATGAAAAATTTACTTGGTTTAGTGTGTGACCCCGTAGCGGGATTAGTTGAGGCTCCTTGCGTTAAACGAAACGCGATGGGCGCAGCATTGGCGATGACCGCCGCGGACATGGCTCTGGCTGGTATTAAAAGCATTATTCCCGCTGATGAGGTGATCGAGACGATGTATCAGATTGGATGCTCTATGCCGAGTAGTTTGCGAGAAACTGCATTGGGAGGGTTGGCGGCGACACCGACAGGGAAAGAACATGAACGTCGGATATTTGGTTCGCTCAAAGACTAA
- the rsgA gene encoding ribosome small subunit-dependent GTPase A has translation MPEGRIIKALSGYYYVLDEEKTWQCRARGVFKKRGISPLVGDWVTYDQGENQEGFIQTVADRKTELVRPPIANVEQAFLVFSLAEPVFNPLLLDRFLVHTEGAGLRSIICLSKVDLLRDGYQAIKETYEQIGYPVLATSKKTGEGIQELKALLRNHISVFSGQSGVGKSSLLNEILPGVNLQIGQVSERLRRGKHTTRHVELIPVEGGFVADTPGFSQLDFFDVDPEQLGYHFIDFKPYIADCKFRGCLHISEPGCAVRAALADGQINQQRYDNYAVFLEEIKEDKRRRY, from the coding sequence ATGCCCGAAGGTAGGATTATTAAAGCATTGAGTGGTTATTATTACGTGCTTGACGAAGAGAAAACGTGGCAGTGCCGAGCCCGCGGTGTTTTTAAAAAAAGAGGGATCTCGCCGTTAGTCGGCGATTGGGTTACGTACGATCAGGGCGAAAATCAAGAAGGTTTTATTCAAACGGTTGCCGATCGTAAAACAGAACTCGTTCGTCCGCCGATTGCCAATGTTGAGCAAGCGTTCCTCGTGTTTTCACTCGCGGAACCTGTTTTCAACCCATTGCTGTTGGACCGATTTTTAGTGCATACGGAAGGCGCAGGGCTACGTTCCATCATTTGTTTATCGAAGGTCGATTTGTTACGGGACGGTTATCAGGCGATCAAAGAGACGTATGAGCAAATTGGTTATCCTGTGTTGGCCACGAGCAAAAAGACGGGTGAAGGGATTCAAGAACTAAAAGCGTTGCTTCGAAACCACATTTCTGTTTTTTCAGGTCAGTCCGGGGTGGGGAAATCAAGCCTACTTAACGAAATATTGCCAGGTGTAAATTTACAGATCGGTCAAGTGAGCGAGCGGTTGCGACGCGGAAAACATACAACGAGACACGTTGAGTTGATCCCCGTTGAAGGCGGTTTTGTCGCGGATACGCCAGGATTTAGCCAACTTGATTTTTTTGATGTTGACCCCGAGCAACTAGGTTATCACTTTATAGACTTTAAACCGTATATTGCGGATTGCAAGTTTCGCGGTTGCTTGCACATTAGTGAACCGGGTTGCGCTGTGAGAGCTGCGTTGGCGGATGGTCAAATTAATCAACAACGGTATGACAACTATGCGGTCTTTTTAGAAGAAATAAAAGAAGATAAGAGGCGGAGGTATTAA